Proteins from a genomic interval of Xiphophorus maculatus strain JP 163 A chromosome 7, X_maculatus-5.0-male, whole genome shotgun sequence:
- the c7h3orf70 gene encoding UPF0524 protein C3orf70 homolog isoform X2 has translation MAASGAHKCPKSEKLDEAQALAKSCAGRPDFLPCDGLSICATHSHGKCFKLHWCCHLGWCHCKYVYQPMTNVCQLPSTAVPSVGSECSDTMDLSVSLAERFLKLAPSFQSPPHLESPKYCVIADLFVDDYIVKRINGKMCYVQRPLPPLPEPPRPPSPQPPAPATPQLPPNPSPPEQPVSPKRQAPAPPVPQPYSEQKHLSTVEKLKGPKMDHCSSPSSSEDSGINALGLHYLESCEEGSEDEEDELSTDGNSSPGSLWDQDDCSLLSPSKSMIEIIEKIETTV, from the exons ATGGCCGCCTCGGGAGCTCATAAGTGTCCGAAGAGTGAGAAGTTGGACGAGGCGCAGGCTTTGGCCAAGAGCTGCGCGGGGAGACCAGACTTCCTGCCGTGTGATGGACTCTCCATCTGCGCGACGCACAGCCACGGGAAGTGCTTCAAGCTGCACTGGTGCTGCCACTTGGGCTGGTGTCACT GTAAGTACGTGTACCAGCCCATGACCAATGTGTGCCAGCTGCCCAGCACAGCTGTGCCGTCCGTTGGATCAGAGTGCAGCGACACCATGGACCTCTCCGTCTCTCTGGCTGAGCGCTTCCTGAAGCTGGCACCCAGCTTCCAGTCTCCGCCTCACCTGGAGTCTCCCAAGTACTGTGTCATCGCGGATCTGTTTGTGGACGACTACATTGTCAAAAGGATCAATGGGAAGATGTGCTACGTGCAGCGGCCCCTGCCTCCCTTACCGGAACCGCCTCGACCTCCCTCCCCTCAGCCGCCCGCTCCAGCTACACCTCAATTGCCTCCTAATCCCAGTCCGCCAGAGCAGCCGGTGAGCCCGAAGCGGCAGGCTCCTGCTCCGCCGGTCCCACAGCCGTACAGCGAACAGAAACACCTCTCCACTGTCGAGAAACTAAAAGGCCCTAAAATGGACCACTGCTCGTCCCCATCCAGCTCAGAGGACTCCGGTATCAACGCACTGGGCCTCCACTACCTGGAGTCCTGCGAGGAGGGaagtgaggatgaggaggacgAGTTGAGCACAGATGGAAACTCAAGCCCTGGAAGCCTCTGGGACCAGGACGACTGTTCTCTTCTCTCCCCCTCCAAATCAATGATAGAGATCATCGAAAAGATTGAAACAACTGTCTAA
- the c7h3orf70 gene encoding UPF0524 protein C3orf70 homolog isoform X1: protein MAASGAHKCPKSEKLDEAQALAKSCAGRPDFLPCDGLSICATHSHGKCFKLHWCCHLGWCHWGCSYCDRRERLEEEQLQRSQPGSCRGDPVICRELQAVGTDSWRHQQEQDPDIQPVLQWVERQLKPPWEEVAGLSLATKGLWSKFEALRLEDGVLQRAWKDPATGEERWQIVVPKGLKDVVLQAMHGASGSGHFGVTKTLRRLRQGFYWGRCRRDVEDFCRRCDPCTARKGPTGQSHALLQQFVVGAPMERVAVDVMGPLPRSDKGNCYVLSAIDYFTKWPEAYAIPDQEAETVADALLGGFISRFGVPDIIHSDQGRNFESRVFSVMCSRLGIQKTRTTPLHPQSDGLVERLHRTLGQQLAILTAEHQRDWDEHLPLVLMACRSAVQDSTACTPSLLMLGRELRTPAELSFGRPPDAPAVSAGPEYARKLQDRLETAHAFARRQQEQAGVRQKRNYDVRAKGRHFTPGELVWVYNPRRKKGRCPKLDSQWVGPCRVLERMGEVVYRVQMLQNRRKLALHRDRLAPYQGRAAPQAPEGHQSGSPVSLPASPEAIPLLRNDVPAVPSEAPQGARPQRTRRAPRRFDDFVCSLVGEELCSGGVV, encoded by the exons ATGGCCGCCTCGGGAGCTCATAAGTGTCCGAAGAGTGAGAAGTTGGACGAGGCGCAGGCTTTGGCCAAGAGCTGCGCGGGGAGACCAGACTTCCTGCCGTGTGATGGACTCTCCATCTGCGCGACGCACAGCCACGGGAAGTGCTTCAAGCTGCACTGGTGCTGCCACTTGGGCTGGTGTCACT GGGGATGCAGTTACTGTGACCGGAGGGAGAGGTTGGAGGAGGAACAGCTGCAACGGAGCCAGCCAGGATCATGTCGGGGTGACCCAGTAATCTGCAGGGAGCTGCAGGCGGTTGGCACAGACAGCTGGAGGCATCAACAGGAACAGGATCCTGACATCCAGCCTGTGTTACAGTGGGTGGAGAGACAACTGAAACCACCATGGGAGGAGGTGGCTGGGCTCTCGCTGGCAACTAAAGGATTGTGGTCCAAGTTTGAGGCTCTGCGTCTGGAAGACGGGGTGCTGCAGAGGGCATGGAAAGACCCTGCCACGGGTGAGGAGCGGTGGCAAATTGTAGTCCCCAAAGGCCTGAAAGACGTAGTCCTGCAGGCCATGCATGGAGCATCTGGGTCCGGACATTTTGGCGTCACAAAAACACTCCGCCGCCTCCGGCAGGGGTTTTATTGGGGCCGGTGCAGGAGGGACGTGGAGGACTTCTGCCGCCGCTGTGACCCCTGCACAGCACGGAAGGGGCCGACAGGTCAGTCGCATGCCCTCCTGCAACAGTTTGTTGTAGGGGCCCCTATGGAAAGAGTGGCGGTGGACGTTATGGGTCCACTGCCACGCTCGGACAAGGGAAACTGTTATGTTCTGTCAGCTATTGACTATTTTACAAAATGGCCAGAGGCCTACGCCATCCCTGATCAGGAGGCAGAGACAGTGGCAGATGCCTTGTTGGGGggatttattagcaggtttggGGTGCCAGACATTATTCATAGTGACCAGGGCAGAAATTTTGAGTCACGGGTTTTTTCTGTCATGTGCAGCCGTCTTGGCATccagaaaacaagaacaacacCACTACATCCCCAGAGCGACGGACTGGTGGAAAGACTCCACCGCACCTTGGGACAGCAGCTGGCCATTCTCACAGCGGAGCATCAGCGGGACTGGGACGAGCACCTTCCGCTGGTGCTAATGGCATGCCGCTCAGCTGTACAGGACTCCACAGCGTGCACTCCATCACTCCTCATGTTGGGGAGAGAGTTGCGCACACCAGCTGAACTGTCTTTTGGACGCCCTCCGGATGCACCTGCTGTTTCAGCTGGTCCTGAGTATGCCAGAAAGCTTCAGGATAGGTTGGAGACAGCACATGCATTTGCTCGGAGACAACAGGAACAAGCAGGTGTGCGTCAAAAACGGAACTATGATGTAAGAGCTAAGGGCCGACACTTTACACCAGGAGAGTTGGTCTGGGTTTACAACCCTCGGAGAAAGAAGGGTCGTTGCCCGAAGCTGGACAGTCAGTGGGTGGGCCCCTGCAGAGTGTTGGAGCGCATGGGGGAGGTTGTTTACAGAGTGCAGATGCTCCAGAACAGGAGAAAACTAGCACTGCACAGGGACAGGTTGGCCCCCTACCAAGGCAGGGCTGCACCACAGGCCCCAGAAGGCCATCAGTCGGGGTCGCCAGTATCGCTACCAGCTTCTCCAGAAGCCATACCGCTGTTGCGGAATGATGTCCCAGCGGTGCCGTCTGAAGCGCCACAGGGAGCTCGCCCACAGCGGACGAGGAGGGCCCCAAGACGGTTTGATGACTTTGTTTGTTCCCTCGTGGGCGAGGAACTCTGTAGTGGGGGGGTAGTGTAA